Proteins from one Argopecten irradians isolate NY chromosome 15, Ai_NY, whole genome shotgun sequence genomic window:
- the LOC138308803 gene encoding proline-rich protein 36-like: MVGDNEDEQDKMFYQSALSDHTPMLDGGLTLLVRVLTSIDQPQHLTAPHSGHYKRAAKLHNSVCIIYLSVDLHPSPPPLSGPSSVPSASQWTFIRPLRLSVDLHPSPPPLSGPSSVPSASQWTFIRPLRLSVDIHPSPPPLSGPSSVPSASQWAFIRPLRLSVDIHPSPTPLSGPSSVPSASQWTFIRPLRLSVDLHPSPPPLSGPSSVPSASQWTFIRPLRLSVDLHPSPPPLSGPSSVPYASQWTFIRPLRLSVDLHPSPPPLSGPSSVPSASQWTFIRPLRLSADLHPSPPPLSGPSSVPSASQWTFIRPLRLSVDLHQSPPPLSGPSSVPSASQWTFIRPLRLSVDLHPSPPPLSGPSSVPSQWTPSRLSVDFIRPLRLSVDLHPSPPPLSGPSSVPYASQWTFIRPLRLSVDLHPSPPPLSGPSSVPSASQWTFIRPLRLSVDLHPSPPPLSGPSSVPSASQWTFIRPLRLSVDIHPSPTPLGGP, from the exons ATGGTCGGTGATAACGAAGATGAACAAGATAAGATGTTTTATCAGTCGGCCCTATCGGACCACACACCGATGTTAGACGGCGGTCTGACGTTGTTGGTACGCGTGCTCACCAGTATCGACCAGCCTCAGCACCTCACAGCACCACATTCAGGGCAT TATAAGCGGGCAGCCAAGCTCCATAACAGCGTCTGTATAATATACCTCTCAGTGGACCTTCATCCGTCCCCTCCGCCTCTCAGTGGACCTTCATCCGTCCCCTCCGCCTCTCAGTGGACCTTCATCCGTCCCCTCCGCCTCTCAGTGGACCTTCATCCGTCCCCTCCGCCTCTCAGTGGACCTTCATCCGTCCCCTCCGCCTCTCAGTGGACCTTCATCCGTCCCCTCCGCCTCTCAGTGGACATTCATCCGTCCCCTCCGCCTCTCAGTGGACCTTCATCCGTCCCCTCCGCCTCTCAGTGGGCCTTCATCCGTCCCCTCCGCCTCTCAGTGGACATTCATCCGTCCCCTACGCCTCTCAGTGGACCTTCATCCGTCCCCTCCGCCTCTCAGTGGACCTTCATCCGTCCCCTCCGCCTCTCAGTGGACCTTCATCCGTCCCCTCCGCCTCTCAGTGGACCTTCATCCGTCCCCTCCGCCTCTCAGTGGACCTTCATCCGTCCCCTCCGCCTCTCAGTGGACCTTCATCCGTCCCCTCCGCCTCTCAGTGGACCTTCATCCGTCCCCTACGCCTCTCAGTGGACCTTCATCCGTCCCCTCCGCCTCTCAGTGGACCTTCATCCGTCCCCTCCGCCTCTCAGTGGACCTTCATCCGTCCCCTCCGCCTCTCAGTGGACCTTCATCCGTCCCCTCCGCCTCTCAGCGGACCTTCATCCGTCCCCTCCGCCTCTCAGTGGACCTTCATCCGTCCCCTCCGCCTCTCAGTGGACCTTCATCCGTCCCCTCCGCCTCTCAGTGGACCTTCATCAGTCCCCTCCGCCTCTCAGTGGACCTTCATCCGTCCCCTCCGCCTCTCAGTGGACCTTCATCCGTCCCCTCCGCCTCTCAGTGGACCTTCATCCGTCCCCTCCGCCTCTCAGTGGACCTTCATCCGTCCCCTCTCAGTGGACGCCGTCCCGCCTCTCAGTGGACTTCATCCGTCCCCTACGCCTCTCAGTGGACCTTCATCCGTCCCCTCCGCCTCTCAGTGGACCTTCATCCGTCCCCTACGCCTCTCAGTGGACCTTCATCCGTCCCCTACGCCTCTCAGTGGACCTTCATCCGTCCCCTCCGCCTCTCAGTGGACCTTCATCCGTCCCCTCCGCCTCTCAGTGGACCTTCATCCGTCCCCTCCGCCTCTCAGTGGACCTTCATCCGTCCCCTCCGCCTCTCAGTGGACCTTCATCCGTCCCCTCCGCCTCTCAGTGGACATTCATCCGTCCCCTCCGCCTCTCAGTGGACATTCATCCGTCCCCTACGCCTCTCGGTGGACCTTAA